A region from the Rhodohalobacter sp. SW132 genome encodes:
- a CDS encoding lipopolysaccharide assembly protein LapB: MKFLFLTLAALLIFPLTSEAQDEPPHGMNELQAYSVFVDAYRSDDYELAIQYGEWMLQATPRELEGHSGFSLERHFQRMVSIYVAIAEEESDPSVKEEYFENAEMTIKKAFETFSEDEVDYYDWYLRQGRFYHENREHLDATMDDAIEAYQKLYEIDSQRFAEEGDGFFARVVLTELANNGQRDEAFEMIEQVEPYAGPELQDAIAEVRDGLFENPEERIEFIESRLADAEGDEREEMLLNLVDLYGETGQGDKATETANELYELNPNLENTRALADIYLSEGNYSEAVTYLEEAMDLTEDAEEQKVIALEIAEAHQQLDNFEQARDYANQAIDIDESYGEAYMRMSSIYANTISDCTGGGTLDREDRAVYWLVLDYLDKAKAADPSLASTADNRAESYEGAMPSSEDKFFSDWEDGQPFQINGDLSACYAWVNETTTVR; the protein is encoded by the coding sequence ATGAAATTTTTATTCCTTACTCTCGCGGCACTTCTCATCTTTCCGTTAACTTCGGAAGCGCAGGACGAACCTCCGCACGGTATGAATGAGCTGCAGGCATATTCTGTTTTTGTTGATGCCTATAGAAGTGACGATTATGAACTTGCAATTCAATATGGAGAATGGATGCTGCAAGCCACACCCCGGGAACTGGAGGGGCACTCAGGATTTTCCCTGGAGCGACATTTTCAAAGAATGGTCTCGATCTATGTTGCCATCGCGGAAGAAGAAAGTGATCCCAGCGTGAAAGAAGAGTATTTCGAAAATGCTGAAATGACAATTAAAAAAGCGTTTGAAACATTTTCGGAAGATGAAGTGGATTACTACGACTGGTACCTGAGGCAAGGGCGGTTTTATCACGAAAATCGTGAGCATCTCGACGCCACAATGGATGATGCAATAGAAGCGTATCAAAAGCTTTATGAAATAGACAGTCAACGTTTTGCCGAAGAGGGGGATGGATTTTTTGCACGTGTTGTTTTAACGGAACTGGCAAACAATGGTCAGCGGGATGAGGCCTTTGAGATGATTGAACAAGTTGAACCGTATGCCGGTCCGGAACTGCAAGACGCAATTGCTGAAGTAAGAGATGGGTTGTTTGAGAATCCGGAAGAGAGAATTGAATTTATCGAATCCAGGTTAGCGGATGCAGAAGGAGACGAAAGAGAAGAAATGTTGCTGAACCTGGTAGATCTTTATGGAGAAACAGGACAGGGCGATAAGGCAACTGAAACTGCAAATGAACTCTATGAGCTCAATCCAAACCTGGAAAATACCCGGGCGCTTGCGGATATCTATCTGTCAGAAGGTAATTATAGTGAGGCGGTGACCTACCTCGAAGAAGCGATGGACCTTACTGAAGATGCAGAAGAACAAAAGGTGATCGCCCTCGAAATTGCTGAAGCCCACCAGCAGCTGGATAATTTTGAACAGGCCCGGGACTACGCGAATCAAGCAATAGATATAGACGAGAGTTACGGTGAGGCGTATATGAGGATGTCATCTATTTATGCCAATACGATATCCGACTGCACCGGTGGGGGCACGCTTGACAGAGAAGATCGTGCCGTTTACTGGCTGGTACTTGACTATCTCGACAAAGCCAAAGCGGCTGACCCGTCACTCGCATCAACCGCTGATAACCGTGCTGAATCCTATGAAGGTGCAATGCCAAGCTCCGAAGATAAGTTTTTCAGCGACTGGGAAGATGGTCAGCCATTTCAAATCAACGGTGACCTGAGTGCCTGCTACGCCTGGGTGAATGAAACAACAACGGTGCGGTAA
- a CDS encoding 6-bladed beta-propeller — MNQKNTSEYIPGLPLLILLCFIVSACSGSPEIELPEEIVSLENVSLFDSNTEPSGELTLTRDASFGDTDDVFLGGWLMTHVDDRGRVYIADNSETILHLYNADGTYNRSIGREGDGPGEYRNITSIQTDDAYLHLYDRNSTRITRYNIDSFDVAGDVSIDFETNFDSEFFRSIHSAQIFDDEYYLMNFGMGFSAASRDADQSERRIEGELMHRETGKFNGQQIYSFPAGESLVEFRNDGSMSVMSVPYKRSSVVRFSNNGFVHGHAEHFLFRFFDMDGNYIRSVYYDYENPALDRNEVLALYDNHDVQWQNMVRNDRMPETRPSWSDFHVDDESRIWVLRNTDDRDAPEYHILSENGDLLAIHPWESGNLLQTVKNGYLYSMEENEEGLNEVVKYRIEISGVSF, encoded by the coding sequence ATGAATCAGAAAAATACAAGTGAGTACATTCCGGGACTTCCTTTATTAATCTTGCTTTGTTTTATTGTATCTGCATGCTCAGGATCGCCGGAAATTGAGTTGCCGGAAGAGATTGTGTCGCTTGAAAATGTATCCCTGTTCGATTCAAATACCGAACCATCCGGTGAGCTCACCCTGACTCGTGATGCATCATTCGGCGATACCGATGATGTGTTTCTCGGAGGGTGGCTGATGACGCATGTAGACGACCGTGGCAGAGTCTATATCGCGGATAATAGCGAAACGATTCTCCACCTCTATAATGCTGACGGAACATATAATCGATCCATCGGTCGCGAAGGGGATGGGCCGGGCGAATATCGGAATATTACCTCTATTCAAACCGATGACGCTTACCTGCATCTATATGATAGAAATAGTACAAGAATCACGCGATATAATATCGATTCGTTTGATGTGGCAGGTGATGTATCAATTGATTTTGAAACAAACTTTGACAGCGAATTCTTCCGGTCGATCCATAGTGCTCAGATTTTTGATGATGAGTACTATCTCATGAATTTTGGAATGGGATTTTCTGCCGCCAGCCGGGATGCCGATCAGTCAGAGCGGCGAATCGAAGGAGAGCTGATGCATCGTGAGACCGGAAAATTTAATGGGCAACAGATCTACTCTTTTCCAGCAGGTGAGTCGCTGGTGGAGTTTCGTAATGATGGTAGCATGTCGGTTATGAGTGTACCCTACAAGCGATCTTCTGTTGTCAGGTTTAGCAATAATGGGTTTGTACACGGGCATGCAGAACATTTTTTATTCCGGTTTTTTGATATGGATGGAAATTATATCCGTTCTGTGTACTACGATTACGAAAATCCAGCTTTGGACAGGAACGAAGTTCTGGCACTGTATGACAATCACGATGTGCAGTGGCAAAATATGGTGCGCAACGATCGTATGCCGGAGACACGTCCTTCGTGGTCAGATTTCCATGTGGATGATGAGAGCCGGATCTGGGTGTTACGGAACACGGATGATAGGGATGCACCTGAATATCATATCTTATCCGAAAACGGGGATCTTTTGGCTATTCACCCTTGGGAGAGCGGAAACCTACTTCAGACTGTGAAAAACGGTTATCTATACTCGATGGAAGAAAATGAAGAGGGATTGAATGAAGTGGTGAAGTACCGGATTGAGATTTCAGGGGTTAGTTTTTAG
- a CDS encoding two-component regulator propeller domain-containing protein, whose product MPHNKLKIIAGILAAVIVNSMAGNAFAQAFDFRSLTVSEGLPHGQISDIIQRSDGYIWIGTAASGVAKYDGQNYTVFDESDGLKNDMISKLFEDSSGNLWVSTYDGGVSRLEGHRFVHPFEDHELDSVHVLSIFEAPDRTLWFTTVDHGIFLYDGENIEQITEEDGLIHNTVWDVYWDEDGTIWIATHHGLSLLQNGSITNYDADSGISGEKIFRIADVDGEKWMATNRGITIFNGEDIRTITEINGRELAYVYDLIRASDGKVWVGMENSGIYWYEEGEFTHITRAEGLVSNYIYRLYEDSEHNVWIATDERGISIFRGEKFRFYTTANGLMNNEILSLYRDENLTWIGTSAGIQTYSGSTFTTLSIPQELSNDQYIWDIVKMPDGSMLFLTDHSTIFRYDGQNFENYSEYLGLSGWAFDLKVDSEGILWIGTDAGLYRLMDGQLEHFGRDDGLPGIVIYHIFESREGDIWVSTSSGAGWFDGEKFTSVGIEDGLGHYNVNYITQDSYGDFWIGTSAGVTHYRPAGADSEPFVRNFGKADGMRLPETLFLWFDNNDRLWQGTNGGIHHFDVARYRQTDEMHIEHHRLSTHGIGVETMHKTVLSDSAGTAWFGTMNGILRVDPDIELHDNGPPKVVFDDILLNGNSIKMSDEYRFEPGSIQQNPDSDVVFPHGSNTLRFMFTALEYLYPEKTEFRYRLEGFDDDWNRTTQNQSSTYTNLRPGNYSYIVQAKNGGSEWSDDFRSFDFAIAKPFWYSYWFWSLILISFALLITGFIRIRVNYLERDKLNRLVDEQTRSIREALEEKEVLIKEVHHRVKNNLAVIYSMLDLQTNYLEDEKTLAVFEDSKLRVTSIALIHEKLYQNESLSKIEAGVYIPELVDVIIRSMEVRHQNIDCNVDVVDNLHLSLDQGIPCGLIINELVSNAYKHAFCETNNGEIHVGLCRKNNELILKISDNGKGLPENYSNGKSDSLGLILVNTLIKQLKAELTIDSGEHGTTFEIRFEKDGV is encoded by the coding sequence ATGCCTCACAACAAACTGAAAATTATTGCCGGAATTTTGGCTGCCGTGATAGTAAACAGCATGGCGGGCAATGCGTTTGCGCAGGCGTTTGATTTCAGGTCGCTGACGGTAAGTGAGGGTTTGCCCCACGGTCAGATATCGGATATCATTCAGCGATCCGATGGATATATATGGATCGGGACAGCTGCATCCGGCGTGGCAAAATACGATGGTCAGAACTACACGGTCTTTGACGAATCAGACGGTCTGAAGAATGATATGATCTCCAAGCTGTTCGAAGATTCGTCCGGTAATTTGTGGGTTTCAACGTATGATGGCGGGGTATCAAGGTTAGAAGGTCATCGGTTCGTTCACCCGTTTGAGGATCACGAACTTGACTCGGTACATGTCCTCTCTATTTTCGAAGCCCCGGACAGGACACTCTGGTTCACAACGGTAGATCATGGTATTTTTTTGTATGACGGGGAGAACATCGAACAAATTACAGAAGAAGACGGCCTGATCCATAATACAGTATGGGATGTTTATTGGGATGAGGATGGCACCATCTGGATCGCTACGCATCATGGATTGTCACTGCTGCAGAACGGTTCCATCACCAATTATGATGCGGATTCTGGAATCAGCGGAGAGAAGATTTTCCGGATAGCAGATGTTGATGGGGAGAAGTGGATGGCCACAAATCGCGGCATCACTATTTTCAATGGAGAGGATATTCGAACGATCACAGAGATTAACGGCAGGGAGCTTGCGTACGTATATGATCTGATCCGGGCTTCTGACGGCAAAGTCTGGGTTGGGATGGAAAATAGCGGTATTTATTGGTATGAAGAGGGCGAATTCACTCACATTACGCGTGCCGAGGGCCTGGTGAGTAACTATATCTACCGGCTGTATGAAGACTCTGAACACAATGTGTGGATTGCAACAGATGAGCGGGGTATTAGTATCTTCCGGGGAGAGAAATTTCGGTTTTATACTACCGCAAATGGCCTGATGAACAACGAAATTCTGAGCCTCTACCGTGATGAGAATCTAACATGGATTGGTACATCTGCAGGAATTCAGACCTATAGTGGTAGTACGTTCACTACACTTTCAATTCCGCAAGAACTCTCAAATGACCAGTACATCTGGGACATCGTAAAAATGCCGGATGGCTCGATGCTCTTTTTAACGGATCACAGTACAATCTTTCGGTATGATGGCCAAAACTTTGAGAATTACTCAGAATATTTGGGGCTTTCGGGCTGGGCATTTGATCTTAAGGTGGATAGCGAAGGAATACTCTGGATCGGAACAGATGCAGGTTTATACAGGCTGATGGATGGCCAATTAGAGCATTTTGGCAGGGATGATGGCCTGCCGGGAATTGTTATCTATCACATATTTGAAAGCCGGGAGGGAGATATTTGGGTATCCACAAGCAGCGGTGCCGGCTGGTTTGATGGGGAGAAGTTCACATCTGTTGGTATTGAGGATGGGCTGGGGCACTATAATGTGAATTACATCACACAAGACAGCTATGGGGACTTCTGGATTGGGACAAGTGCCGGCGTAACCCACTACAGGCCGGCAGGCGCAGATTCAGAACCATTTGTTCGAAACTTTGGTAAGGCGGATGGAATGAGGCTTCCCGAAACCCTTTTTCTCTGGTTTGATAATAACGATCGCCTCTGGCAGGGAACAAATGGCGGAATTCACCATTTTGATGTGGCCCGGTACCGTCAGACCGATGAGATGCATATTGAGCATCACCGATTATCAACACACGGGATCGGTGTTGAAACCATGCATAAAACCGTACTGAGCGACTCTGCAGGTACAGCGTGGTTTGGGACGATGAATGGTATTTTAAGGGTAGATCCTGATATCGAACTTCATGACAACGGGCCACCCAAAGTGGTGTTTGATGATATTCTTCTAAATGGAAACAGCATTAAAATGTCTGATGAATATCGGTTTGAACCTGGCTCTATTCAGCAAAACCCAGACTCCGACGTAGTATTTCCGCATGGCAGCAATACACTCAGGTTTATGTTTACGGCGCTTGAGTATCTCTACCCGGAAAAGACTGAGTTCAGATATCGGCTGGAAGGGTTTGATGATGATTGGAACCGAACAACACAAAACCAGAGCTCTACCTATACTAATTTAAGGCCGGGCAATTACTCATACATTGTACAGGCAAAAAACGGAGGAAGTGAATGGAGCGATGATTTTCGGAGTTTCGATTTTGCGATCGCCAAGCCGTTTTGGTATTCCTATTGGTTCTGGAGTTTAATTCTGATCAGTTTCGCTCTTTTGATAACTGGATTTATCAGGATTCGAGTTAATTATCTGGAAAGAGATAAACTAAACCGGCTTGTGGATGAACAGACACGATCCATTCGGGAGGCGCTCGAGGAAAAGGAGGTACTCATCAAAGAGGTGCATCACAGGGTGAAAAACAACCTGGCTGTAATCTACAGCATGCTCGACCTGCAAACGAATTACCTGGAGGATGAAAAAACGCTCGCGGTTTTTGAGGATAGTAAACTCAGGGTAACATCCATCGCGCTGATTCACGAAAAACTTTATCAGAACGAAAGCCTGTCAAAAATTGAGGCGGGTGTATATATCCCGGAACTTGTAGATGTGATCATACGGTCTATGGAGGTTCGTCATCAGAATATCGATTGTAACGTGGATGTGGTTGACAATCTGCATCTTTCGCTCGATCAGGGAATTCCTTGCGGACTGATCATCAACGAGCTGGTGAGCAACGCGTATAAACATGCATTTTGCGAAACAAATAATGGGGAAATCCATGTTGGGTTATGTCGCAAAAATAATGAACTCATCCTGAAAATATCAGACAACGGAAAAGGGCTGCCGGAAAACTACAGTAATGGGAAAAGTGATTCTCTCGGCCTGATCCTGGTGAACACGCTGATCAAGCAACTAAAAGCAGAGCTGACCATCGACTCCGGTGAGCACGGTACAACGTTCGAAATTCGGTTTGAAAAGGACGGTGTTTAG
- a CDS encoding DUF4112 domain-containing protein → MPNSPPSDSDHRRTLERLDRFSYWTDSNIRVPLTNFRFGLSPLIGLIPGIGDFAGLLLSLYVLHEARKIGADRKVQRKIIQNMLIEFFGGLIPVLGDAFDAVYKANTKNTALLRNYIYKEIGEEPPWKFPWFTFIWVSLLILILLAAIYYFM, encoded by the coding sequence TTGCCAAACTCTCCTCCTTCCGATTCCGACCACAGGCGCACACTTGAGCGGCTTGATCGGTTCAGTTACTGGACCGACAGTAACATCCGTGTTCCGCTAACAAATTTCAGGTTTGGACTAAGCCCGCTGATTGGCCTGATACCCGGAATTGGTGATTTTGCAGGACTTCTCCTCTCCCTTTATGTACTCCATGAAGCCCGAAAAATTGGTGCTGACCGAAAAGTTCAGCGTAAGATTATCCAAAATATGCTCATCGAATTTTTTGGCGGACTCATCCCGGTTTTGGGTGATGCATTTGATGCGGTATATAAGGCAAATACAAAGAACACGGCACTTCTCCGAAATTACATCTATAAAGAAATTGGAGAGGAACCACCCTGGAAATTCCCGTGGTTCACGTTTATTTGGGTAAGCCTGTTGATTCTTATACTACTTGCTGCGATCTATTATTTCATGTAA
- a CDS encoding 6-bladed beta-propeller: protein MSKSVLFIIILLFSIGQPELQAQNQSLASELDTLSNLTEIQFPSEDQPTEIRISSPVTFSDADLLIGRISGITSDRNGGVYIADEDQSTIHRFDSSGNYIRSIGRDGEGPGEFRSLVQINTDGNLLYGLDRNLNRITTFDPETGDPVETLTLGNTGQSLPETFHLLPDDAFLITFEMYAVGRSEEIHYKAAGILDKSGNYKPADQIRLPARESVMVNSEGGNIGIIVPTYSRRSRVSVSGSGSVYTNWSEHFLIKQYDSDGSYTGAYYSDLEGEPLTRSQLRNRYSSAYMDALRGETLPSAWPTVRSFLVDNRNRVWVNLFGDGAGEKEWLVFQENGEVDGMLTLPEESTIHEVWDDYLYLVETDSDGFEIVKRYEIE from the coding sequence ATGAGTAAATCAGTGCTTTTTATCATCATTCTTTTGTTTTCTATTGGTCAGCCTGAACTTCAGGCTCAGAACCAGTCCCTCGCCTCAGAGCTCGATACGCTTTCGAACCTGACTGAAATTCAGTTTCCGAGTGAGGATCAGCCTACTGAAATCCGGATATCAAGCCCGGTTACATTTTCGGATGCTGACTTGCTGATCGGCCGGATTTCGGGGATAACATCAGACAGAAATGGCGGAGTTTATATTGCCGATGAAGATCAATCCACGATTCACCGGTTTGATAGCAGTGGAAATTATATCCGCTCAATTGGACGAGACGGGGAAGGTCCCGGAGAGTTTCGTTCCCTGGTTCAGATCAATACGGATGGCAATTTACTTTACGGCCTCGACCGAAACCTGAACCGGATCACAACATTTGACCCTGAAACCGGCGACCCTGTTGAAACTCTCACTTTAGGAAATACCGGCCAAAGTTTGCCAGAAACGTTCCATTTGCTGCCGGATGACGCATTTTTGATTACATTTGAGATGTATGCTGTTGGGCGTTCTGAAGAAATTCATTATAAAGCGGCAGGAATATTAGACAAATCAGGAAACTACAAACCTGCGGATCAGATCAGGTTGCCTGCACGCGAAAGTGTAATGGTCAACAGTGAGGGAGGCAATATCGGAATCATTGTGCCTACCTACAGCCGCAGAAGCAGAGTTTCTGTTTCAGGCAGCGGCTCTGTCTACACCAACTGGTCGGAGCATTTTTTGATTAAGCAGTACGATTCGGACGGCTCCTATACCGGGGCATATTATTCAGACCTGGAGGGAGAACCGCTTACGCGGAGCCAGCTTCGAAACCGGTATAGCAGCGCTTATATGGACGCACTTCGCGGAGAGACGCTTCCATCCGCCTGGCCGACAGTTCGATCATTTCTTGTTGATAATCGAAACAGAGTATGGGTCAATCTCTTTGGCGACGGGGCAGGGGAGAAGGAATGGCTCGTTTTTCAAGAAAACGGAGAAGTGGATGGAATGCTTACCCTGCCGGAAGAGAGCACCATTCATGAAGTTTGGGATGATTACCTATACCTGGTTGAGACAGACAGCGACGGATTCGAAATTGTGAAGCGGTATGAGATCGAATAG
- a CDS encoding T9SS type A sorting domain-containing protein produces the protein MKISLQLLSTFFILILSVAFASSTVAQDAENVIFYIDDSGDGAVKSIRSYHPDLDSTTTIINNSVSYRHGHYNALNDSLVLIENRRVFKASRDFSSFEELNSLSNSFLTIKTEFDSENGVLYFTSNAQVQAMDLETETISTEIMANNNVFGLAMDAAGTMFWAESDGLGETELMSRPAESEDSDTLYVYSSTGFGTFEHLISDAAGENLYFVVDESFSQKLYHIDTETATLTELFSSSQTIYQIILDEDNNRLLMLTSEDRSSIYELDLAAESGTPEAVYSGSDRISNMIFDDQQNSLILRYNFTVNEWTIGDANTVFLTVPSFFGGVFAVDADAGWIYFITEASSHQVMRSNFTGSDISVVKDLSVFGTLFRRIELDPVTNDLYMIDSRRLYRTNLNDEEAEETLISLDAGNSIRGLELDIEGERIFLYMEGDGIYKTDLDGANLEAVTTEGFYTDSGIAYNPDRDEVYYSNSTRIWAVNSDGSDRETIQEFFTGVVTDIEYNAVRQQIFFIDRNAAGDDALRYMSVDPEDDTYEILFTAKSITAFAAILGEDDNVDTSVDRIEDGTERPMATQLQQNYPNPFNPTTVIGYDVAERATVSIDVYDMTGRKVATLVNSQQAPGSYQVNFDGSNLASGMYLYRLTAGQITQTRKLMLVK, from the coding sequence ATGAAAATATCACTACAACTATTATCAACATTTTTCATACTTATACTTTCGGTGGCTTTCGCCTCGTCAACCGTCGCACAAGATGCGGAAAACGTTATCTTCTACATCGATGACAGTGGTGATGGCGCGGTGAAGTCCATTCGATCGTACCACCCTGATCTTGACTCTACAACTACCATCATAAATAATAGCGTCAGTTATAGACATGGGCATTACAACGCACTAAATGACAGCCTGGTATTAATCGAAAATCGCAGGGTTTTTAAAGCGAGCCGGGATTTTTCCTCGTTTGAAGAACTAAACTCCCTTTCAAATTCATTTCTGACCATCAAAACAGAATTTGATTCCGAAAATGGGGTGCTCTACTTCACTTCGAACGCCCAGGTTCAGGCGATGGATTTGGAAACAGAAACTATTTCTACCGAAATCATGGCAAATAATAATGTGTTTGGTCTTGCCATGGATGCCGCGGGTACCATGTTCTGGGCTGAATCAGATGGTCTTGGAGAAACCGAACTGATGTCCAGGCCGGCTGAAAGTGAAGATTCCGACACGCTTTATGTTTACTCCAGTACAGGATTCGGAACATTTGAACACCTGATTTCAGATGCAGCCGGGGAAAATCTCTACTTTGTTGTAGATGAATCGTTTTCCCAAAAATTATACCATATTGATACGGAAACCGCTACGTTAACGGAACTCTTTTCAAGTTCGCAGACGATCTATCAAATTATCCTGGATGAAGATAACAATCGTCTGTTAATGCTGACCAGTGAAGACCGCTCTTCTATTTACGAACTGGATTTGGCTGCAGAATCCGGCACACCAGAAGCGGTTTACAGCGGCTCGGATCGCATATCAAACATGATCTTCGATGATCAACAAAATTCACTGATTCTTCGCTACAATTTTACCGTTAATGAATGGACGATTGGAGATGCGAATACTGTATTTTTAACCGTCCCATCATTTTTTGGAGGTGTATTTGCTGTGGATGCAGATGCAGGATGGATCTATTTTATTACAGAGGCTTCATCACACCAGGTTATGCGCTCCAATTTTACAGGGTCTGATATTTCAGTAGTCAAGGATCTCAGTGTATTCGGCACCTTGTTCAGGCGGATTGAGCTCGACCCGGTCACAAATGATCTCTACATGATCGATTCACGCCGTCTTTACAGAACGAACCTGAATGATGAAGAGGCAGAGGAAACCTTGATTTCCTTAGATGCTGGAAATTCCATCCGCGGACTTGAGCTGGACATAGAGGGCGAACGAATCTTTCTCTATATGGAAGGTGATGGAATCTACAAAACAGACCTGGATGGAGCGAACCTTGAGGCGGTTACTACCGAAGGGTTTTATACCGATAGCGGCATCGCCTATAATCCCGACCGCGATGAAGTATACTACAGTAACTCCACCCGGATATGGGCGGTGAACAGCGATGGATCCGACAGGGAAACCATCCAGGAATTTTTTACCGGTGTGGTCACCGATATTGAATACAACGCTGTGAGACAGCAAATCTTCTTTATAGATCGCAATGCCGCGGGAGATGATGCCCTGCGATACATGTCTGTAGATCCGGAAGATGATACCTATGAAATTCTGTTCACAGCTAAATCAATCACTGCATTCGCTGCAATACTCGGAGAGGATGACAACGTTGATACCTCGGTAGACAGAATAGAGGACGGTACTGAACGTCCAATGGCTACACAACTGCAACAGAATTATCCAAACCCATTCAATCCAACGACGGTTATCGGGTATGATGTTGCAGAACGGGCAACCGTTTCGATTGATGTGTATGACATGACCGGCCGGAAAGTAGCAACGCTGGTCAACAGTCAGCAGGCGCCCGGATCGTACCAGGTGAACTTTGACGGCAGTAATCTCGCCAGCGGTATGTACCTCTATCGCCTCACAGCTGGTCAGATTACTCAAACCAGAAAGCTGATGCTGGTAAAATAA
- a CDS encoding MFS transporter, whose protein sequence is MLDIQKRLSNSFYALLALPSTAMGFALSVQIAALSWLLTYQYGLEITDIGLVWATGPIAGILGQVIIGIISDNVWVWNGRRRIFIVIGGTLASLMLLALPNIGVIQAALGLEAILGIAILISMVLDLSINVSFNPTRSIVADVTPEGRERTKGYTWMQTVSGTFGVLSYFIGAVFGNIPLIYFGVILVFLFSVIPPLFIKEPKYLGRYGEDEKEIAKEAADSAIPGSVNDASLTEILKGIRPLWGFLMYGIYAIIKRLSGFEVPNYYFEIFALIVTIYLIGEALLKSEAGKSKEEAGKIGFQKVLAAHSFSWIGVQSMFIYFFAFVDFQMPDLSNEEVGTVVNWSFFSLNLIAAIIPVLALEPLANKFGRVKTHATALGIMAVGYASIIFMGDSPYTLYILMMIVGIGWASIISLPFAIMSQKIAQNQMGLYMGLFNLSVVLPQLVSSFAIGDIVSVVENKNVLLVVCSLTVAFSSVAWFLVREPVDEMTENPVLLDQEIEEKRED, encoded by the coding sequence ATGCTTGATATCCAGAAACGTCTTTCCAATTCATTTTACGCCCTCCTTGCTCTTCCTTCTACTGCCATGGGGTTTGCCCTTTCAGTTCAGATTGCGGCGCTGAGCTGGCTCCTGACCTACCAGTACGGTCTCGAAATTACCGATATCGGACTGGTTTGGGCTACGGGACCAATTGCCGGAATTCTTGGTCAGGTTATTATTGGAATCATCAGCGACAACGTGTGGGTCTGGAACGGCCGCCGCCGGATTTTTATCGTGATCGGCGGCACGCTCGCTTCACTCATGCTGCTGGCTCTCCCAAATATCGGGGTGATACAGGCTGCGCTCGGTCTGGAAGCGATCCTTGGAATCGCGATTCTGATCTCCATGGTGCTGGACCTCTCTATCAACGTATCCTTTAATCCTACACGGTCTATCGTCGCAGATGTGACGCCGGAGGGACGGGAACGCACAAAAGGGTATACCTGGATGCAGACCGTCTCCGGTACATTCGGAGTGCTTTCCTACTTCATCGGGGCGGTGTTCGGCAACATTCCGCTGATCTATTTTGGTGTGATTCTGGTATTTCTCTTTTCGGTGATTCCGCCTCTTTTCATCAAAGAACCGAAATACCTGGGCCGGTATGGTGAAGATGAAAAAGAGATCGCCAAAGAAGCTGCTGACTCAGCCATTCCCGGCAGCGTAAACGATGCCTCACTTACCGAAATTCTGAAAGGGATTCGTCCGCTCTGGGGATTTTTGATGTATGGAATTTATGCCATTATCAAACGTCTGAGCGGGTTTGAAGTCCCGAATTACTATTTTGAGATTTTTGCATTGATTGTCACCATCTACCTGATTGGCGAGGCTCTTCTCAAATCTGAAGCTGGAAAATCAAAAGAGGAAGCGGGGAAGATCGGATTTCAGAAAGTTCTGGCTGCGCACTCCTTTAGCTGGATAGGAGTGCAGAGCATGTTTATCTACTTCTTTGCATTTGTGGATTTCCAGATGCCGGACCTTTCCAACGAAGAGGTGGGCACAGTCGTAAACTGGAGCTTTTTCTCGCTTAACCTGATAGCGGCAATCATCCCCGTTCTGGCTCTTGAACCGCTTGCCAACAAATTCGGCCGGGTGAAAACACACGCCACGGCACTCGGAATCATGGCGGTCGGTTACGCATCCATCATTTTTATGGGCGATTCTCCCTACACGCTCTATATCCTCATGATGATCGTTGGAATCGGCTGGGCGTCGATTATCAGTCTGCCGTTTGCAATTATGTCGCAAAAGATCGCTCAAAACCAGATGGGTCTCTATATGGGACTTTTCAATCTTTCTGTGGTACTTCCCCAGCTGGTATCCAGTTTCGCGATCGGGGATATTGTGAGCGTTGTGGAAAACAAGAATGTGCTCCTGGTTGTTTGTTCACTCACCGTGGCATTCTCCTCTGTTGCCTGGTTCCTGGTGAGAGAACCAGTAGATGAGATGACAGAAAACCCCGTTCTGCTGGATCAGGAGATCGAAGAAAAACGGGAAGATTGA